The proteins below are encoded in one region of Pseudomonas putida NBRC 14164:
- a CDS encoding YebC/PmpR family DNA-binding transcriptional regulator, with product MGAQWKAKHRETAANAKGKVMGKLSKEIQIAAKSGADPDMNPRLRLAIVQAKKASMTRETLERAIRKGAGLDGDTVQYSAVSYEGFAPHQVPLIVECLTDNVNRTVAQIRVLFRKGQLGASGSVAWDFNHVGLIEATPEGDADPEMAAIEAGAQDFEEGEEEGSTLFITDTTDLDAVQKALPEHGFTVTSAKIGYTPKNPVSAASLSAEALAEVEAFLEAIDENDDVQNVYVGLTA from the coding sequence ATGGGCGCACAGTGGAAAGCCAAACATAGAGAAACAGCGGCCAATGCCAAAGGCAAGGTCATGGGCAAGCTGTCCAAGGAAATCCAGATCGCTGCCAAATCGGGCGCCGATCCCGACATGAACCCGCGCCTGCGCCTGGCGATCGTGCAGGCCAAGAAGGCTTCGATGACCCGTGAAACGCTGGAACGGGCGATTCGCAAGGGCGCTGGTCTGGACGGTGATACCGTGCAGTACTCGGCAGTCAGCTACGAAGGTTTCGCGCCGCATCAGGTACCGTTGATCGTCGAGTGCCTGACCGACAACGTCAACCGCACCGTCGCGCAGATCCGCGTGCTGTTCCGCAAGGGCCAGCTGGGCGCCAGCGGCTCGGTGGCCTGGGACTTCAACCACGTCGGCCTGATCGAGGCTACCCCGGAAGGTGACGCCGACCCGGAAATGGCCGCCATCGAAGCCGGCGCCCAGGACTTTGAAGAAGGTGAAGAAGAGGGTTCGACCCTGTTCATCACCGACACCACTGACCTGGATGCCGTGCAAAAGGCGTTGCCGGAGCATGGCTTTACCGTGACCTCGGCGAAGATCGGCTACACCCCGAAGAACCCGGTGAGCGCAGCCAGCCTGAGTGCTGAAGCACTGGCTGAGGTTGAAGCGTTCCTCGAAGCGATCGACGAGAAC
- a CDS encoding FAD-dependent oxidoreductase, translated as MRPFWLQQALDSTQEAVCPPLQGDARCDVCIVGGGYTGLWTALMLKEAVPALDVLLIEADICGAGASGRNGGCALSWSAKYFTLERLFGMAEAVRLVRESERSIGDIGAFCAANGIDCDYRLDGTLYTATNAAQIGATDGVIAALEQKGINSFRRLPLEQVQRLAGSARHLEGWFSPAAATVQPGKLVRGLRRVALQRGVRIHEGTAMTGLEHGAPVQVRTAHGTVRADRVVLGLNAWMARAFPQFERSVAIVSSDMVITEPCPELLSQIGLDSGISVLDSRIFVHYYHNTSDGRLMLGKGGNTFAYGGRMLPVFDQPSPYRPLLGETVGEFFPALAEVPLAASWNGPSDRSVTGLPFFGRLDGQGNVFYGFGYSGSGVGPCHMGGQILSSLALGLDNPWTRSPLVKGPLGLFPPEPIRYLGSLMVRNAIRRKERAEDHGLRPRRLDVRLARFAAAAGKADKG; from the coding sequence ATGAGACCCTTCTGGCTGCAACAGGCCCTGGACTCCACGCAGGAGGCGGTGTGCCCGCCGCTGCAAGGCGATGCCCGCTGCGATGTGTGCATTGTCGGCGGCGGCTACACCGGCCTGTGGACCGCATTGATGCTCAAGGAGGCGGTGCCGGCACTGGATGTGTTGCTGATCGAAGCCGACATCTGCGGCGCCGGTGCCAGTGGCCGCAATGGTGGCTGCGCGTTGTCCTGGTCGGCCAAGTACTTCACCCTGGAGCGCCTGTTCGGCATGGCCGAGGCGGTGCGCCTGGTGCGCGAGTCGGAGCGCAGCATCGGTGACATCGGGGCGTTTTGCGCGGCCAACGGCATTGACTGTGACTACCGCCTGGACGGCACGCTGTACACCGCCACCAACGCGGCACAGATCGGCGCCACGGACGGGGTGATCGCTGCGCTGGAGCAGAAGGGTATCAATTCGTTCCGCCGCCTGCCCTTGGAACAGGTGCAGCGTCTGGCGGGTTCGGCGCGGCATCTGGAGGGCTGGTTCTCGCCGGCGGCAGCCACGGTGCAGCCGGGCAAGCTGGTGCGCGGCCTGCGCCGGGTGGCCTTGCAGCGCGGTGTGCGCATTCATGAAGGTACCGCCATGACCGGCCTGGAGCACGGCGCCCCGGTGCAGGTGCGCACCGCTCATGGAACCGTACGTGCCGATCGCGTGGTGCTGGGCCTCAATGCCTGGATGGCGCGGGCTTTTCCGCAGTTCGAGCGCAGCGTGGCGATCGTTTCCAGCGACATGGTCATTACCGAACCGTGCCCCGAACTGCTAAGCCAGATCGGTCTGGACAGCGGCATCAGCGTGCTCGACTCGCGTATTTTCGTGCATTACTACCACAACACCTCTGATGGCCGGCTGATGCTCGGCAAGGGCGGCAACACCTTTGCCTATGGCGGGCGCATGCTGCCGGTATTCGACCAGCCGTCGCCGTACCGGCCATTGCTGGGCGAAACCGTTGGCGAGTTTTTCCCGGCCTTGGCCGAGGTGCCCCTGGCGGCCAGCTGGAACGGGCCGTCGGACCGCTCGGTGACCGGCTTGCCGTTCTTTGGTCGCCTGGACGGGCAGGGCAACGTGTTCTATGGCTTTGGGTACTCCGGCAGCGGCGTTGGCCCGTGTCATATGGGTGGGCAGATTCTTTCGTCGCTGGCGCTGGGGCTGGATAACCCGTGGACCCGTTCGCCGCTGGTCAAGGGGCCGCTGGGGCTTTTCCCGCCCGAACCGATCCGCTACCTGGGCTCGCTGATGGTGCGCAATGCCATCCGCCGCAAGGAGCGTGCAGAGGACCACGGTTTGCGACCGCGCCGGCTGGACGTGCGCCTGGCACGGTTTGCGGCGGCGGCGGGCAAAGCCGATAAAGGCTGA
- a CDS encoding MFS transporter, whose product MNQSLAAFKRWRIQIFAITWLAYAAFYFTRKAFSVAKLGIAEDPSFMLDKAAMANLDAIYLAAYAVGQFTWGMLADRFGPRVVVLGGLLISAVAAVVMGSYATFPIFATCMLVQGLAQSTGWAGLCKNIGSFFPASQRGRVLGLWSSCYAFGGLVASPFAGWWAYTLVGTWHAAFFSSAAVVALVAVLFFFLQRNKPEDVGLPAVEPEPQSMAPADNLCSVWAPLREILRNRTVLTLGLAYFLLKPARYAILLWGPVIVFEQMPSVGKVGAAIIPTAFELAGLLGPIMIGLASDKLFGARRMPACVISLVLLTMTLAAFMAAMHTGSVMLVVALLFVMGLTLYGPDSMISGAAAIDFGTAKAGATAAGFVNGCGSVGAVLGGLLPGYFDGVTVFIVFAGCALFSALVLLPHWNSRPASSVQSNDVAPNTSMAIKPLRT is encoded by the coding sequence ATGAATCAATCCCTAGCCGCGTTCAAACGCTGGCGCATCCAGATTTTCGCCATCACCTGGCTGGCCTACGCCGCCTTCTACTTCACCCGCAAAGCCTTCTCGGTCGCCAAGCTGGGCATCGCTGAAGACCCAAGTTTCATGCTCGACAAGGCCGCCATGGCCAACCTCGACGCCATCTACCTGGCCGCCTACGCCGTGGGCCAGTTTACCTGGGGCATGCTCGCCGACCGCTTCGGCCCGCGGGTGGTGGTGCTTGGCGGGTTGCTGATTTCTGCTGTGGCAGCGGTGGTGATGGGCAGCTACGCCACCTTCCCGATCTTTGCCACCTGCATGCTGGTGCAGGGCCTGGCGCAGTCCACCGGCTGGGCCGGTTTGTGCAAGAACATCGGCAGCTTCTTCCCGGCCTCGCAGCGTGGGCGGGTACTGGGCCTGTGGAGTTCCTGCTATGCCTTCGGCGGCCTGGTGGCCTCACCGTTCGCGGGGTGGTGGGCCTATACCCTGGTGGGTACCTGGCACGCAGCGTTCTTCTCCAGTGCCGCCGTGGTGGCTTTGGTGGCCGTGCTGTTTTTCTTCCTGCAGCGCAACAAGCCTGAGGATGTCGGCCTGCCGGCGGTGGAACCCGAGCCGCAGAGCATGGCCCCGGCCGACAACCTGTGCAGCGTGTGGGCGCCGCTGAGGGAGATCCTGCGCAACCGCACGGTGCTGACTTTAGGGCTTGCGTACTTCCTGTTGAAGCCGGCGCGCTACGCCATCCTGCTGTGGGGGCCGGTGATCGTGTTCGAGCAGATGCCCTCAGTAGGCAAGGTCGGCGCGGCTATCATCCCAACCGCCTTCGAGCTGGCGGGGTTGCTTGGTCCGATCATGATCGGCCTGGCCTCCGACAAACTGTTTGGCGCCCGGCGCATGCCGGCCTGCGTGATCAGCCTGGTGCTGCTGACCATGACCCTGGCGGCGTTCATGGCGGCCATGCACACCGGAAGCGTGATGCTGGTGGTGGCCTTGCTGTTCGTCATGGGCCTGACCCTGTACGGGCCTGACTCAATGATCAGCGGCGCCGCTGCCATCGACTTCGGTACCGCCAAGGCCGGTGCCACTGCCGCCGGATTCGTCAATGGTTGCGGCTCGGTGGGGGCGGTGCTGGGTGGGCTGCTACCCGGGTATTTCGACGGCGTCACGGTGTTCATCGTGTTCGCTGGCTGCGCGCTGTTCTCGGCGCTGGTGCTGCTGCCGCACTGGAACAGCCGCCCGGCCAGCAGTGTGCAAAGCAACGACGTGGCACCGAATACCAGCATGGCAATCAAGCCACTGCGTACCTGA
- a CDS encoding LysR substrate-binding domain-containing protein codes for MSVSHAQLKAFHAVAVHGSFTRAAQKLFLTQPAVSDQVRKLEERFGVLLFHRNKRSVQLTDLGERLLGISQRLFACEAEAQELLHDSRALHTGSLVLAVDAPVHVLPQVARFCQRYPGIQVKIETGNTDESLARLFSYQADLALLGRDVDDERLHCLPLRRDPMVAFVSHHHPWASRGSISLADLDDMPLVLREPGSVTRQTLEEEMQRAGLRIRPAIQVEGREAAREAVVVGIGVGVVSAAEFGADARVCALPIVDCQRHLTETLVCLSEQRTRRVVATFLQVVEEGL; via the coding sequence ATGTCGGTTTCCCACGCTCAACTCAAAGCCTTCCATGCGGTGGCCGTGCACGGCAGCTTTACCCGCGCTGCGCAAAAGCTGTTCCTGACCCAGCCAGCAGTGTCGGACCAGGTGCGCAAACTGGAGGAGCGCTTCGGCGTATTGCTGTTCCACCGCAACAAGCGTTCGGTGCAACTCACCGACCTTGGCGAGCGCCTGCTGGGCATCAGCCAGCGCCTGTTCGCCTGCGAGGCCGAGGCCCAGGAGCTGCTGCACGATTCGCGCGCGCTGCACACCGGCAGCCTGGTGCTGGCAGTGGATGCCCCGGTGCACGTGCTGCCGCAGGTCGCCCGCTTCTGCCAGCGCTACCCGGGCATTCAGGTGAAGATCGAAACGGGCAATACCGACGAATCGCTTGCGCGGCTGTTCAGCTATCAGGCCGACCTGGCCCTGCTCGGGCGGGATGTCGACGATGAACGCCTGCATTGCCTGCCGCTGCGCCGCGACCCGATGGTGGCGTTTGTGTCCCACCATCACCCCTGGGCCAGCCGTGGCTCGATCAGCCTGGCCGACCTTGATGACATGCCACTGGTGCTGCGCGAGCCCGGCTCGGTGACGCGACAGACCCTGGAAGAAGAGATGCAACGCGCGGGTTTGCGGATTCGCCCGGCGATCCAGGTGGAAGGCCGCGAAGCGGCGCGGGAAGCGGTGGTGGTGGGGATTGGCGTGGGCGTGGTGTCAGCGGCGGAGTTTGGCGCCGATGCGCGGGTGTGTGCGTTGCCGATCGTGGATTGTCAGCGGCATTTGACCGAGACGCTGGTGTGCCTGAGCGAGCAGCGTACGCGGCGTGTCGTGGCGACCTTTTTGCAGGTGGTCGAGGAAGGGTTGTAA
- a CDS encoding DUF2784 domain-containing protein: MLYRFAADTLVLLHLAFILLVLFGGLLVLKWRPALLIHLPALAWGLAVECLHLGCPLTTWENRMRSAAGGAGYQGGFVEHYIWPLIYPAGLTPHTQLLLGSIVLLLNLGIYSYVAWRWRRPSG, translated from the coding sequence ATGCTCTACCGCTTTGCCGCCGACACCCTGGTCCTGCTGCACCTGGCCTTCATCCTGCTAGTGCTGTTCGGCGGCCTGCTGGTGCTCAAGTGGCGCCCTGCCCTGTTAATCCACTTGCCGGCCCTGGCCTGGGGCCTGGCGGTGGAGTGCCTGCACCTGGGCTGCCCGCTCACCACCTGGGAAAACCGCATGCGCAGCGCAGCCGGGGGCGCAGGCTACCAGGGCGGCTTTGTCGAGCACTATATCTGGCCACTGATCTACCCCGCCGGGCTGACACCGCACACTCAATTGCTGTTGGGCAGCATCGTGCTGCTGCTCAACCTGGGCATCTACAGCTACGTGGCCTGGCGCTGGCGCCGGCCTAGCGGGTAG
- the tam gene encoding trans-aconitate 2-methyltransferase, which produces MAWSANQYSLFEDERTRAVRDLLAAIPPRPVRHATDLGCGPGNSTEVLLQRYPDAQVTALDSDPDMIDKARERKRLRIPRVRTVIADIAGWSAPEPQDLILANASLQWVPDHASLYPHLVRQLSEGASLAVQTPDNLDEPAHRQLREIASQGPWAAKFADFQLPPRHNAAFYYDLLSPLCARVDVWRTTYHHPLAGGAEAVVEWFKGSALRPYLARLDEQEQADFLQMYLQAMQRDYPPATDGKVLLPFPRLFVIATR; this is translated from the coding sequence ATGGCCTGGTCCGCCAACCAGTATTCCCTGTTCGAAGACGAACGCACCCGCGCGGTGCGCGACCTGCTCGCCGCCATCCCGCCACGCCCGGTGCGCCATGCCACCGACCTGGGCTGCGGCCCGGGCAATTCCACCGAGGTGTTGCTGCAACGCTACCCCGATGCCCAGGTGACCGCGCTGGACAGCGACCCGGACATGATCGACAAGGCCCGCGAGCGCAAACGGCTGCGCATCCCGCGGGTACGGACGGTCATCGCCGACATTGCCGGCTGGTCTGCCCCCGAGCCGCAGGACCTGATCCTGGCCAATGCCTCTCTGCAATGGGTACCTGACCACGCCTCGCTATACCCGCACCTGGTGCGTCAGTTGAGCGAAGGCGCCAGTCTGGCCGTGCAAACCCCCGACAACCTCGACGAACCGGCTCACCGGCAGTTGCGCGAGATTGCCAGCCAAGGCCCCTGGGCGGCGAAATTCGCCGATTTCCAGTTGCCGCCACGGCACAATGCGGCGTTCTACTACGACTTGCTCAGCCCGCTGTGTGCGCGGGTGGATGTGTGGCGGACCACTTATCACCACCCCTTGGCGGGCGGCGCCGAAGCGGTGGTGGAGTGGTTCAAGGGTTCGGCGTTGCGGCCTTACCTGGCCAGGCTTGATGAGCAGGAGCAGGCTGACTTCCTGCAGATGTACTTGCAGGCCATGCAGCGCGACTACCCGCCGGCCACCGATGGCAAGGTGCTGCTGCCGTTCCCGCGGTTGTTCGTGATCGCTACCCGCTAG
- a CDS encoding TonB-dependent siderophore receptor, giving the protein MGNHLSPLTLLAASLLTCATVQAQDATFSLDIPAQRLDRSLNALAQQTGTRILFSTDAAEGRQAAAVQGRMSVAQALQQLLAGSGLQLQRAGEGYLIGAPASGMALELGAINIDSQRYGNTTDGTGAYTLGTTRAGTGLDLSPRETPQSISVVTRQRMDDQGLNDLTEVLQQTPGLSVQSLGSERFNIYSRGYSVDNYQFDGIPTTLDIVSQVSAQSLADMAIYDHVEVLRGATGLLTGAGDPSATINLVRKRPTAEFKGHVSAGLGSWNKYRTEVDLSGPLTPNGNVRGRMVAAYQQNDSFVDHYHQEKQVFYGILEADLSDTTLLTVGADYQRNRPEGSSSVAFPLFYSNGEQTDFSRSTNSAARWSSNPQDALNTFASLEQKLGHDWSLRLAVNQMYINRDDYRLATASWGFPDKQTGEGVRLYGGAGSTWQKQVGVDAQLKGAFQAFGREHDLVLGYNFSRYQNHHDPLRGTAIEGTRVNFYTWDNYTTKPNTANGKLYDGDTSIYQSGTYLATRLRPTDDLSLILGARVSNYRYRYDLSTQPNKIPGNRESGVVTPYAGVVYALNDIHSVYASYTSIFKPQTVRDASGATLAPREGDNYEVGLKSEYFDGRLQTSVAAFEIKQDNLAVVDPGRVVPGTTTAAYEAISGATTRGFEVEASGELQPGWNLSASYNHSIIKDADGERINTVFPANMVKLWTTYRLPAELDRLTVGGGMNWQSGTHFTAAPAELGTVKAKQGQFAVFNLMGRFQITDQLSTTLNVNNLFDNKYLSALDTTFYSGYYGEPRNVMVTTRWDF; this is encoded by the coding sequence ATGGGTAACCACCTTTCACCGCTGACGCTGCTGGCTGCCAGCCTGCTGACCTGCGCCACCGTCCAGGCGCAGGATGCCACCTTCAGCCTGGACATTCCGGCCCAACGCCTGGACCGCTCGCTAAACGCCCTGGCCCAGCAGACCGGCACCCGCATCCTGTTTTCCACGGATGCTGCCGAGGGCCGTCAGGCGGCGGCCGTGCAAGGGCGCATGAGCGTCGCCCAGGCCTTGCAACAGCTGCTCGCCGGCTCTGGTCTGCAGCTGCAGCGGGCGGGTGAGGGTTACCTGATCGGCGCGCCGGCCAGCGGCATGGCGCTGGAACTGGGTGCTATCAACATCGACAGCCAGCGTTATGGCAATACCACCGACGGCACCGGTGCCTACACCTTGGGCACTACGCGCGCCGGTACAGGGCTTGACCTGTCGCCACGGGAAACGCCGCAGTCGATCAGCGTGGTCACCCGCCAGCGCATGGACGACCAGGGCCTGAACGACCTCACCGAAGTGCTGCAGCAAACCCCTGGCCTGTCGGTCCAAAGCCTGGGCAGTGAGCGGTTCAACATCTACTCGCGTGGCTATTCGGTAGACAACTACCAGTTCGACGGCATTCCCACCACCCTTGATATCGTCAGCCAGGTGTCGGCGCAAAGCCTCGCCGACATGGCCATCTATGACCATGTGGAGGTGCTGCGCGGTGCCACCGGCCTGCTGACTGGCGCAGGTGATCCTTCTGCCACCATCAACCTGGTGCGCAAGCGCCCCACCGCCGAGTTCAAGGGGCATGTCAGCGCTGGGCTGGGGTCGTGGAACAAGTACCGCACCGAGGTCGACCTGTCCGGGCCGTTGACCCCCAACGGCAATGTGCGCGGGCGCATGGTTGCCGCCTACCAGCAGAACGACAGCTTCGTCGACCACTACCACCAGGAAAAGCAGGTGTTCTACGGCATCCTTGAGGCCGACCTCAGCGACACCACCTTGCTCACCGTGGGCGCCGACTATCAGCGCAACCGGCCAGAGGGCTCGTCCTCGGTGGCGTTCCCGCTGTTCTACAGCAATGGTGAGCAAACCGACTTTTCCCGCTCCACCAATAGCGCCGCGCGCTGGAGCAGCAACCCCCAGGACGCACTGAACACCTTCGCCAGCCTCGAACAGAAACTGGGCCACGACTGGAGCCTGCGGCTGGCAGTGAACCAGATGTACATCAACCGCGACGACTACCGCCTGGCCACCGCCAGCTGGGGCTTCCCCGACAAGCAGACCGGCGAAGGCGTGCGCCTGTACGGCGGCGCCGGCAGCACATGGCAGAAGCAGGTGGGTGTGGATGCGCAGCTCAAGGGGGCGTTCCAGGCATTCGGCCGCGAACATGACCTGGTGCTGGGCTACAACTTCTCCCGCTACCAGAACCACCACGACCCGCTGCGCGGCACCGCGATCGAGGGCACCCGGGTCAACTTCTACACATGGGACAACTACACCACCAAGCCCAACACCGCCAACGGCAAGCTTTACGACGGCGATACCAGCATCTACCAGAGCGGTACCTACCTGGCGACGCGCCTGCGGCCCACCGACGACCTGTCGCTCATCCTGGGCGCCCGGGTCAGTAACTACCGCTACCGCTACGACCTCAGCACGCAGCCGAACAAAATCCCGGGTAACCGTGAAAGCGGCGTGGTAACGCCCTATGCCGGTGTGGTCTACGCGCTGAACGACATTCACTCGGTCTATGCCAGCTACACCAGTATCTTCAAGCCGCAGACGGTACGTGATGCCAGCGGCGCAACGCTGGCGCCGCGCGAGGGCGACAACTACGAAGTCGGCCTGAAAAGCGAGTATTTTGACGGGCGCTTGCAAACCAGCGTCGCCGCGTTCGAGATCAAGCAGGACAACCTTGCCGTGGTCGACCCAGGCCGAGTTGTGCCAGGTACCACCACGGCGGCCTATGAGGCGATTTCCGGTGCCACCACGCGTGGCTTCGAAGTGGAAGCCAGCGGTGAGTTGCAGCCGGGCTGGAACCTCAGCGCCAGCTACAACCACAGCATCATCAAGGATGCCGACGGCGAGCGCATCAACACGGTGTTTCCGGCCAACATGGTCAAGCTGTGGACCACCTACCGCCTGCCGGCCGAGCTGGACCGCCTGACCGTGGGTGGTGGCATGAACTGGCAGAGCGGCACGCACTTCACTGCCGCGCCTGCCGAGCTTGGTACCGTCAAGGCCAAGCAAGGGCAGTTCGCCGTGTTCAACCTGATGGGCCGTTTTCAGATTACTGACCAGCTTTCCACCACGCTGAACGTCAACAACCTGTTCGACAACAAGTACCTCAGTGCGCTGGATACCACGTTCTACAGTGGCTATTACGGCGAGCCACGCAACGTCATGGTGACCACCCGCTGGGATTTCTGA
- a CDS encoding FecR family protein yields the protein MSQGKRESKAQADPLEVFSEALRERVASREALLAEGKAMTARRRKAGKAAKASLLSLLVAGSLWWLDPAWHTEQVRVAVGAQRELVLADGSQVLLDSGSRLQIERHLRSRQLELLEGQARFTVVHADAPFIVHSQGVRVRDIGTVFDVRSDVRGVRVGVLEGAVEVGIGHGGVQPLRAGQQLLAAAGELGEVQAVASGAMEAWRSSVLRFDGTPLRDAVVDLQRYSEVPLRLADERTGGLRLSGEFDSRQVRALLDQLPAVLPVTVVRAADGGLVIGRVD from the coding sequence ATGAGCCAGGGCAAGCGTGAAAGCAAGGCCCAGGCCGACCCGTTGGAGGTGTTCAGCGAAGCCCTGCGTGAGCGGGTGGCGTCCCGCGAGGCGTTGCTCGCCGAAGGCAAAGCCATGACCGCACGCCGGCGCAAGGCCGGCAAGGCGGCCAAGGCCAGCCTGCTGTCGTTGCTGGTGGCGGGCAGCCTGTGGTGGCTGGACCCTGCCTGGCATACCGAGCAGGTGAGGGTGGCCGTGGGCGCGCAGCGCGAGCTGGTGCTGGCGGACGGCAGCCAGGTGCTGCTGGATTCGGGTAGCCGCCTGCAGATTGAACGGCACCTGCGCAGCCGGCAGCTGGAACTGCTCGAAGGGCAGGCGCGGTTTACCGTAGTGCATGCCGATGCGCCGTTCATTGTGCACAGCCAGGGCGTGCGGGTGCGTGATATCGGTACGGTGTTCGACGTGCGCAGCGATGTGCGTGGCGTGCGGGTAGGGGTGCTCGAGGGGGCGGTCGAGGTCGGCATTGGACACGGCGGCGTGCAACCACTGCGGGCCGGGCAGCAACTGCTTGCTGCTGCTGGCGAGTTGGGCGAGGTGCAGGCCGTGGCATCAGGTGCGATGGAGGCCTGGCGCAGCTCGGTGTTGCGTTTTGACGGCACACCGTTGCGCGATGCGGTTGTGGATTTGCAGCGCTACAGCGAGGTGCCATTGCGGCTGGCGGATGAACGTACCGGGGGTTTGCGCTTGTCGGGTGAGTTCGACAGCCGGCAGGTGCGGGCACTGCTGGATCAGTTGCCAGCGGTGTTGCCTGTGACGGTGGTGCGCGCGGCTGATGGTGGCTTGGTCATTGGCCGGGTTGATTGA
- a CDS encoding RNA polymerase sigma factor: MSNTPPNQELLDALALHYDDLVRYIRQRFRDRHFARDLVHDVYLQILDKPPRQRISLPLAFLRKVTFNRAIDRVRAESLRAAHLAAASHDEPALDSWDGARELDFEQQLHALLAIIEALPARQRQVFLLHRIHGMAQRDIAAELEISVNMVTQHFNRAMRTIASRWEPARRLHGEARA; this comes from the coding sequence ATGTCTAATACACCGCCCAACCAGGAACTGCTCGACGCGCTGGCGTTGCACTATGACGACCTGGTTCGCTACATCCGCCAGCGCTTTCGCGACCGCCATTTTGCCCGCGACCTGGTGCATGACGTCTACCTGCAGATTCTCGACAAGCCTCCCCGCCAGCGCATTTCGCTGCCGCTGGCATTTCTGCGCAAGGTCACCTTCAACCGGGCCATCGACCGGGTGCGCGCCGAATCGCTGCGTGCGGCTCACCTGGCTGCCGCGAGCCATGACGAACCCGCCCTGGACAGCTGGGACGGTGCCCGCGAGCTGGATTTCGAGCAGCAGCTGCATGCCCTGCTGGCGATCATCGAGGCCCTGCCGGCACGTCAGCGCCAGGTGTTCCTGCTGCACCGTATCCATGGCATGGCTCAGCGTGACATTGCCGCCGAGCTGGAGATTTCGGTCAACATGGTCACCCAGCACTTCAACCGGGCGATGCGTACCATCGCCAGCCGCTGGGAACCGGCCCGGCGCCTGCATGGCGAGGCACGGGCATGA
- a CDS encoding amino acid permease, which yields MDATSTTTTAKSGHESKLSASLKSRHLTMMSIAGVIGGALFVGSGSVIHSAGPAAVLAYLAGGILVVLIMRMLGEMATSSPDTGSFSTYADRAIGRWAGFTIGWLYWWYWVILMAWEAYVAGKILHGFFPDVSVNVFVLATTLLLITVNFFNVKHYGEFEFWFALIKVIAIVCFLIVCTAAVMNVWQFGEVRGISHLTAEGFMPNGITTVIGALLGVMFAFLGAEIVTIAASEAKDPAAQIVKATNSVVWRVCLFYVGSIFLIVCLVPWNDPHLGVSGYGAYRRTLELLGVPYAELLMNFVVLTSVSSCLISGHYTASRMLFSLAQRGDAPSFFKITRAGTGVPVYAIMGSCAVAVVCALINFSETLRPKDVLDTLMNTTGMIALLVYLVIAFSQLRMRRKLIAEGKEVRLKMWLFPWLTYLVIAFIVAALVTMAFMPDYQILVISTGIAAAVVVAMGVVHQIRSGSSKQH from the coding sequence ATGGACGCAACATCCACAACCACCACCGCGAAAAGCGGGCACGAGAGCAAGCTCAGTGCCTCGCTGAAGTCGCGCCACCTGACGATGATGTCGATCGCCGGGGTAATTGGCGGCGCCTTGTTCGTCGGTTCCGGCAGCGTGATCCACAGCGCCGGCCCAGCCGCTGTCCTGGCCTACCTGGCGGGCGGCATCCTGGTGGTACTGATCATGCGCATGCTGGGTGAAATGGCGACTTCCTCGCCAGACACCGGCTCGTTCTCCACCTACGCCGACCGCGCCATTGGCCGCTGGGCCGGTTTCACCATTGGCTGGCTGTACTGGTGGTACTGGGTCATCCTCATGGCCTGGGAAGCCTATGTGGCGGGCAAGATCCTGCATGGCTTCTTCCCCGACGTTAGCGTCAATGTGTTCGTGCTGGCCACGACCCTGCTGCTGATCACCGTCAACTTCTTCAACGTCAAGCACTACGGTGAGTTCGAGTTCTGGTTCGCCTTGATCAAGGTGATCGCGATCGTCTGCTTCCTGATCGTGTGTACCGCTGCCGTGATGAACGTGTGGCAGTTCGGTGAAGTGCGTGGCATCAGCCACCTCACCGCCGAAGGCTTCATGCCCAATGGCATCACCACCGTGATCGGTGCGCTGCTTGGGGTGATGTTCGCCTTCCTGGGCGCCGAAATTGTCACCATCGCAGCTTCCGAAGCCAAAGACCCGGCCGCGCAGATCGTCAAGGCCACCAACTCGGTGGTATGGCGTGTTTGCCTGTTCTACGTCGGTTCGATCTTCCTGATCGTCTGCCTGGTACCGTGGAACGACCCGCACCTGGGCGTTTCCGGCTATGGCGCCTATCGCCGTACCCTGGAACTGCTGGGCGTGCCGTATGCCGAGCTGCTGATGAACTTCGTGGTGCTGACTTCGGTGAGCAGCTGCCTGATCTCGGGCCACTACACCGCTTCGCGCATGCTGTTCTCCCTGGCTCAGCGTGGCGATGCGCCGTCGTTCTTCAAGATCACCCGTGCCGGCACCGGTGTACCGGTGTACGCGATCATGGGCTCGTGCGCCGTGGCCGTGGTGTGTGCGCTGATCAACTTCAGCGAGACCCTGCGCCCGAAAGACGTGCTGGATACCTTGATGAACACCACCGGGATGATCGCCCTGCTGGTGTACCTGGTGATTGCCTTCTCGCAACTGCGCATGCGCCGCAAGCTGATTGCCGAAGGCAAGGAAGTGCGCCTGAAGATGTGGCTGTTCCCGTGGCTGACCTACCTGGTGATCGCGTTCATCGTGGCCGCCCTGGTAACCATGGCCTTCATGCCTGACTACCAGATCCTGGTTATTTCCACCGGTATCGCGGCGGCAGTCGTGGTGGCAATGGGCGTGGTGCACCAGATCCGCTCTGGCAGCAGCAAGCAGCACTAA